The DNA window TTTGTGGGGTCCCTTAAGACTTTGGAGGATGACAGTCAGACAGGAAGAGAATACTGATCCTGGCATATGTCTAAATAAATTCCCTAAAGCCACACCACTGCCCAGATATGCCCAGCCAGTGTAATCAGGGTGGGTGCCAACATGGCCTGGTGCCCAGGTTTCCATCAGCTTAGGGGCTCCCGTGTCCCATACGCTGCTCTGACTCTTTCCTTTCCAGCCCCTGACATCAATCCTGCCTGGTACACGGGTCGTGGGATCAGGCCTGTGGGCCGCTTcgggaggaggagggcagccctgaGGGATGTCACCGGACCTGGCCTGCGGTGCCGGCTAAGCTGCTTCCCACTGGATGGAAGTGCCAAGTTCTCTCACAGCTCATGAAGACAGTGATGCTGAGCCCAAGCCCACCCTCCCTGTCCCCCCGCAGAGCCTCCTCCACCCTCCCTTTCCGGTTTTCCCTCTGATCTAATAAAAGTGCTGGCTTTGTTTATTGTACACTTGTAACTATGTGGTAACAAACCGGAAGGTGCTTTCTCTCTGGGGAGGGTAACCATGAAAGAAGCTCAGAACCCAGTAACCTCTTTGGAAAGAAGAGGCTCCCACCTGCCCCCAATAGAACAACTGAGATCGCTCATTACCAGGCCCCACAGAGGTTGTCCTGGTCCCTTAAGACCCTgcagtgggggaagggaatgTTGATTCAGTGTTCCTATAAATTCCTGTTCCCCAAAACCACATCACTGCCCAGAAATGGGGTGCCCTTTTCTTGGTCACTTGTTCCCACAAGCTTCCACCTACACAAGGTACCCTGAACACATGCTCAGCTTGCATACTGCATAAAGCCAGGGTAACCACACACTACACTATGTAAGATACTTGGTCCCAGAGAAAAGCCACACAACGCCCCTGGCATGGCTCACGTCCTTCTCTTGgcattttttggtttgttttttttttttgtttttgtttttgtttttttgtttttttgttttgttttgttttgtttttgtttttttgttttttttttgtttttttggtttttcgagacagggtttctctgtaaagccctggctgtcctggaactcactttgtagaccaggctggccttgaactcagaaatccgcctgcctctgcttcccaagtgctgggattaaaggcatgcgccaccacgcccggcagcatTTTTAAGATTAACATTTAGAGATGTTTAGGGGTTTGCTGCAAAAATTAGATGCTATCAAAGTGTTGTTCCTAGCACCCAGAACAGAGAACATTCATTACAGCCTATGAAGCCACCAAGTGTCATCGCACAGGACCTATGCTATCCATAGGTGCATGTTCGGCATTGTGTCTGCTGTTTGGGCAAATGTATTACGTGGCTCCACCAGTTCAGTGACAATGTGGTGCCCCTCATCACCCTGAACACACCCCATTCCTTGTCCCTTGCAGAATCCTGCAGCTACCAACACACATGGGTATGTTAACCTActtcctgctcagaggagaatCCCAGAGACTTGACCCCATTCTTTTTGATCCTATAGGCCTCCTTTAAAGTCACTTGGGGTGTCCTATGCCCTTTGTCAAACACAAAGTGACTGGCACATAACACAGCTGGTGCTCCCAGAAAAGGGGGGAAAGTCAGACAGGAGCTGAGGGAGACGCCGTGGGAAGCCGGGGCAGCTGAAATTCACCTGCACAGAGGAGTGCCAATGGCTGCCAGCAGCCTCACCCACCAGCACAGAAGCCTGAACTGGCCTCTTCTCAGCTCAGTAGGTGCCATCTTACCCTCAGATCAAGATGATTCTCAGCTGGGGGTCATCTGGCTGGCTGCTGTCTATGCTGTTCCCCTCAGGTTACCCTCAGGCTGCTGTGACTGTTGTCACAGGCCGCTATGACTGTTGTCACAGGCCGCTATGACTGTTGTCACAGGCCGCTATGACTGTTGTCACAGGCCAACTCCCCTCCAGTTCTTTCTACTCCCTGTATACTTCATCACCTTCCAACGCCACTTTTTCCTGGGGTGGTGACATGTGGCTGCGGTGAAAGGCATAAGTGGGGATTGGCTGGGATCTCAGATGAAGGTCTCATGACCTTACCCATCCCTCCTCCCGGGCAGGAACACAGGCTGGCTCTTGTTGATGGTTTCCTGCAGGCAATAGCTGCTGCTCTGACAGCAGTGGTAATGGCTGCCATGCTTGGAGGACATCCTCCCACAGCTCTTATCcagaaagaaccagctcctcgtctGGAAAGATGAATGGAGGCGTACTCATCTTTTCCACAGTCTGGGAACGGTTTTAAAACATACAGAAAAGTTCACAAGACATTGTAAGGACTATCTCAACCTACATGGACTCATCAGCCATCCTGTCTGCCTGCTTCCTACTTCCCATCCTTGCCAACCTACATTTGATGACAAGCTGCAGACACCAAGACATTGCCTCAAAGAGTTCAAACCTTTCTCCCAAGAATAACACAAAGTGTAAGCCTGGAAaagtctattctctctctctccctctctcccctctctctccccctctcctccccctcccctctccctccccctcttctccccctctctctctgcatgtgtgcatgtgtacgtgtgtgtgcatgcatgtgcatgtgtgtgtgtgcacacacgtgtgtgcatgtgctcatatgtgcatatgtacgtgtgtgtgtgtgtgtgtgtgtgtgtgtatttttctcaGCCCCTGATCTTACATCATAACATCAACCTTCTGAAGCACCCAGTGGCCTGTTCTTTAAAATGATCCTTGCTGATTATCCCACCTAGTGGTGAGCCTGACACTGCTCTTGCACTTCCTGTCACAGAAAAGGACCTGGGCCTTAGCTGGACATTATACTCTGCTGTCCAAAAGTCCTGGGTCCTCTGATGGAGTCCTGGGTCCCACTTTGACATGTTGACCTTGACCTTGAGTTCAGGGCCCTGCCTCTCAACTGTAAGAGATCTCTCCATCCCTGGGCACCACTGACTTTCACAAGCCTGGTGAAGCTGGGTGGTTCCAGATCCATCCAGTCTTGGGCTTTCTGCTGAGGTGTGTCAAAGGGAGCATTACTAATCAGTCAAGAGAAAGGAGAGATTGGTAACCAGACAGGCAGTCACCTACAAATCTTCCTGCTGTATCCCTGCTTCCTCAAAGCAGTGATTTTGCCCTGAAGAGATGCACCGGAGTGTCTAGGTACCCAGGACCCAACAGAAGGATTTGTCTTAAGTGATACTAGATCGCCACCTAGTGGCCATATGTAACCCggcctctcttccccctctaGGGTAGGCTTGCCTACCTGCCTAATGATTCCCAGCCCTTAGGGATGATGAGGACAGCCCGGGATGCTGAATATTCACTTCCCCTGTTTCACATGTGAGCGAGTCACCAGGTGGCAACAATGTATCTTCCCTAGCTGTCAGCAAAGCAGTTGCCCAGCATCAACAGGCCTCACTAAGAAACCCACCAGGGAAGAGGGAGTGAAAACCTCCCACACGGCCCTTGTCATCTGCTCACTGATCCTGACGTGAACAGTGTCTGGCTCACATTTGTCCAGTGGTCACAGGGTTTCCTTCAGGTCATGTCAGGACTACATCAGTGCCTAGAAACTCACAATCGTTTCCAGGCCCCAGAACGGAATGAAGCTGCATCCCTCTAGAAGTGCAGCGGGGCCAGAAAGTTCCCTCCAATCCCTGGCCTGAGCCCCATGTGAAACTTGAAGGGAGAAAGCACTGGTGTGGTCCTGTCCAAGCAAAGCCAATGGGAGCAGGAGTCACAGCCCAGGCACAGACAAGCTCCTGGCCAGCCTGGGGACACGTTCACTTTTATCCATTTGAGCTTCACAGTGGGCACGGTGAAGCCATCTTCCTTGGTGAGATAACAATGTTCCACTCTGTGATGTTCTCTAGGGCTtgtttgactctgttggttttgttgtttgcttgtttgtttgtttgtttgttttctcactgtgcagcccagaaTAAGCTCGCCATTCTCCTGCATCAGCTTCACAAGTGTCGGGATTCGAGGCCTACATCACCACACCCAACAACAATGTCTCATTGTTCAGACTCAACAGCTAATCACACTCCCAGAAGCAAGGATTAGCAaggattaaaacacacacagagagagagagagagagagagagagagagagagagagagagagagctttgctCCCTAAATGGCCACACCTTGCCCCAGCAAGTGTCAAGAGAGAAACTTAACAGGAAGATGTTTTCTGGGGCTTTCTTCCCTGCTCAAGGACCTGAGTTTCTCTACAAGGATAAGAACTCACACAATCACCATCAGAAGAACTCACAGTCCACCCCAGACCAATGCCTGTGCCCACCCTCGTTACACTCACCCCCATGAACCCTCACCATGTTTAACACCCACAAACCCATCTAGAACGTGTGCAGAAAAACTGAACAGGTGTGACCCGTCGGGCCATGGGTCCAAATATAACCTCATGAAGTGTTCGGATTGTCAAGACGTTTAATATTTGGAGAGAAGGACATGAGACAACACGGTGTTCATCTCGGGACAGGGGTTTTAGAGTCCTCAGATCACTAGGTAGAAACCTGGCTCTGTCCATCCACCGCTGGAAGGGGGACACTTCCATCCCAGCCACCCTTTCAGACTCTGTCTCTCCTGCGTCACCTCACTGAGACTTAGCACCTTGGGCTCGTTTTTCTCTTGGGCTCATCTCTGCATTTTTCCTTGCATTGATGCCCCTTCTCTCCCCCTGACAGTTCCCAGAACGAAAGTGGTCCAGTTATGGATGCTGCCCCAGGAGGAAGCATCTGTCCTCCCATCCCACGGATCAAAGGCTTTTCCCAGTCCATGCTGCTTCTCTGCTTCATTTAGCTCTCTGTGCTGGTCACAAGGAAGCTGAAAGGGACAGCCCAGGAGGAGCAGGCACACTTGGCTCAGGGCATCCAAGTATCTGGGTATCAGGTAAGGTAGGGCTGACAGTCTTCTGGGAGCCATTTGACACTGGATCTTCCCTGAGACAGTTCTCATCAGCTTTGGCAAGCAGTGATTACAGAGAAAACCAACGCCTGGAAGCCTCCAGGGCTCAAGCATAAGCCATCTCCGACACAGAACATGAATGGACAAAGAGGCAGCCCCGGCAGATTTGCCACAAAGACGTAGTAGCTTGGGCTGGGGACCCTCTGAAGCACAGGCTGAGATGTGTCCTCCGCCAGCTCTCCTGCAGTGGCAGCGGCTATCGTGCACAGCACTGGCGCTGCCTGATGGGAGGTTCCTGGTTCAGAGCCACAGCCTCACCTTCCTGTGGGCGGCTGCTCCCCGTGTCTCCTGCTCTCTGCAGAAGCTCCTGAGCTGTGGAAAACAGGGAGGTGTACTGGAGAGCACCACCCAGAACCCTAACCAAACATTCCCTATTAGTCTTCCTCATACCCCTCCCTGCCCCAAGGACACCAGAAGTCAACCCAAGGGTGGAGGCATAGCAGCGAGCTCTCACACTCCTGTGGAGGGGCTGTAACTCACCAACAGTGTTGAAGATCTCAGACACCTGGTAGTTCAGCTTGGCGGAGGTTTCCATGAACAGCAAGCTTTTGCTCTCTGCAAACTCTTTTCCTTCCTGAAGGAAAAAGTCAGTGTGTTTAATGAGAGCCCCTCCAAAGACTCACTAAGTCCAACGACTGTGGTTGACTCACAAGAAATGGaaatgcacctgtaatcccagcactcaagaagctggggcagaaggattatgagttcaaggtcagccttggacaCATAcgtccctgcctcaaaacaatagaaaaagacATCTATGTGCACATATTCTTCACACAGACCACCTGATATACACACACcctctgtacatatgtgtacatacacctTCTATATGAATCTCCAACTAGAAGAGGAACTAAGATGGAATCTTTGTGCATTTCTATACACACAAGTGCATCTGCATGTGGGTTTGCATGTGGTGACTTTggaggcacatgtgtgtgctcatgaatATATATCCATGAAGAACGACTCTGGGcatgtgcatgagcatgtgtgtttaTGAAGTATGAGGTAGAGAGATCATGGGTATACATGTAAGTGCAAGTATATGGATGAGTATGTGAGTGCCTGAGGCACAGAGGTATatgctgtgtgtgttgtgtgtgtgtgtgtgtgtgtgtgagagagagagagagagagagagagagaaagagaaagagagagagagagagagagagagagtatgtgtgtgtgtgtgtgtgtgtgtgtgtgtgtgtgtgtgtgtgtttccaggccTCAAAAAGTACTTGAGTCCACAGAATCAAGAACTCCCTCCTGCTGCCCGCCACCATGCGGCACCTGGAAGGTCACTTCCCGCTCCTCGCCCAGATCCGTTTTGTTGCCgaccagcatcaccaccacctctCCTGGCTGGAATTCCTTCTCCAGGTCTTCCAGCCACTGCTGGGCCTTGTGAAAGGAATCCTAAAGAGACAGAATGGAAACCGTGCTGGAGTTCTCCTTGCTGAACCAGAAGAGCAAAGCTCCCTTGTGGTTGCATAGCCACATCAAGACCTTGTTCCAGAATGCAATGCCAAAGGGCTGCTCTGATCCCCTGAGAGGGCATCCAGGATGGGCTGGCCCTGCTAAGGGAGAGCTGTGCAGCCAGGCAGCACACCAGAAAGCCAAGGGCATGGATGTCACAGGGAAtttggagtcaagagctccactTTGGACACCATTTTGTGAAGGAGAGTTTGAGAGAACTGTTATCTCCCCAAACCCAGTTCCTAACTGTAGCCCCTCATAGGTCAGGTGAGGGGCTTGACCCTGTGTCCTTTGGCACCTGTCTCCTGACCCCTGGCATCAAGGCTGATATGGGGTCCCATCTCTCCACACTCCTGGACCTATGACCAACACATACATTTTGGATCCACTGCAATCTTTTATCCAGGACCCTCCCCCAAGCCTCTTGTACCTACTACACCTTCCTGCCTCCTAGCCAATATGACTACTCCCCACTTCCCTATTTCCTGTGAACAGCAAGCTCACCCTGTCCTGGGCCAGGTTGGACACACTCGGGCATGCGAGTCCAGTCCTTCCATATCAATCCCATGCATGCTCTGTGTTCTGCAACCCCTGGTGAGACACACTGGTTGGTCTGGGGAGGTGGGCTGGCTCTGAAACAGTCCCTTGCTATGTCAGCAGCACACTAGAACCATTGATGGTGGTGCTGTGGGGGTAAGGAGTGCACCAGGAGATTGCAGAGAAACAGAGCCCAGCTTTGGGTGTCAGGGGTTGCCAAGAGGACTCTCTGAATGAAGCTAGCAGCATGGGCTCACTGGCCCCTTTGGTTGATG is part of the Mus musculus strain C57BL/6J chromosome 1, GRCm38.p6 C57BL/6J genome and encodes:
- the Prlh gene encoding prolactin-releasing peptide precursor yields the protein MAPRTWLLCLLLLGLVLPGASSRAHQHSMETRTPDINPAWYTGRGIRPVGRFGRRRAALRDVTGPGLRCRLSCFPLDGSAKFSHSS
- the Rab17 gene encoding ras-related protein Rab-17; this encodes MAQAAGLPQASTASGQPYVSKLVLLGSSSVGKTSLALRYMKQDFSNVLPTVGCAFFTKVLDLGSSSLKLEIWDTAGQEKYQSVCHLYFRGANAALLVYDITRKDSFHKAQQWLEDLEKEFQPGEVVVMLVGNKTDLGEEREVTFQEGKEFAESKSLLFMETSAKLNYQVSEIFNTVAQELLQRAGDTGSSRPQEGEAVALNQEPPIRQRQCCAR